In a genomic window of Corynebacterium lizhenjunii:
- the hisS gene encoding histidine--tRNA ligase, with protein sequence MSSQKQFQALSAPRGVPDYVPPQSATFYHVRQTYVDQAHLAGYQHLELPVFEDTTLFARGVGESTDVVSKEMYTFTDRGNRSVTLRPEGTAGVMRAVIEHNLDRGQLPVKMAYYGPFFRYERPQAGRLRQLQQVGVEAIGVDDPALDAEVIALADRSLRAIGLRQFRLELTSLGDSTCRPAYREKLQAFLFDLDLDAETRRRAEINPLRVLDDKRPEVQEQLADAPLMLDHLSGPCREHFETVTGLLDDLGVDYTINPRMVRGLDYYTKTCFEFVHPLLGAQSGIGGGGRYDGLMAQLGGQDLSGIGYGLGVDRAVLALEAEEVDLAAQQSRVEVFGVALGAEAKRAMVGVVDRLRQAGISADMSFGDRGLKGAMKGADRAGARWALVLGDQELAAGEVAVKDLAAHTQENVGLDKLAEYLSQQR encoded by the coding sequence GTGAGTTCGCAAAAACAGTTTCAAGCCCTGTCAGCCCCGCGTGGCGTGCCCGATTATGTGCCGCCGCAGTCCGCGACGTTCTACCATGTCCGGCAGACTTATGTGGACCAAGCCCACTTGGCTGGCTACCAGCACTTGGAGCTGCCGGTGTTCGAAGACACCACCTTGTTTGCCCGCGGTGTGGGCGAATCTACGGACGTGGTGAGCAAGGAAATGTACACCTTTACTGACCGTGGTAATCGTTCGGTGACGCTGCGCCCGGAGGGTACTGCGGGCGTTATGCGAGCGGTGATTGAGCACAACTTGGACCGCGGTCAGCTGCCGGTCAAAATGGCCTATTATGGGCCTTTCTTCCGCTATGAGCGCCCCCAAGCTGGCCGCCTGCGCCAGCTTCAGCAAGTTGGCGTGGAGGCCATTGGTGTCGATGATCCGGCTTTGGATGCCGAGGTTATTGCCCTGGCTGACCGCAGTTTGCGCGCCATTGGCCTGCGTCAATTCCGCCTGGAATTGACCAGCTTGGGTGATAGCACCTGCCGCCCGGCTTACCGGGAGAAGTTGCAGGCATTCTTGTTTGATCTGGATTTGGATGCTGAGACCCGCCGCCGTGCAGAGATTAATCCGCTGCGGGTGCTTGACGATAAGCGCCCGGAGGTCCAGGAGCAGCTTGCCGATGCCCCCTTGATGCTCGACCATCTCAGTGGCCCGTGCCGTGAGCACTTTGAAACGGTCACGGGTCTGCTGGATGACTTGGGAGTGGACTACACCATTAACCCGCGCATGGTGCGCGGGCTGGACTACTACACCAAGACCTGTTTCGAGTTCGTCCACCCGCTGTTGGGCGCGCAGTCCGGTATTGGCGGAGGCGGGCGTTACGACGGTTTGATGGCGCAACTGGGAGGCCAAGACCTCTCAGGTATTGGCTATGGCCTGGGTGTAGACCGCGCGGTCTTGGCTCTGGAAGCCGAGGAAGTAGACCTTGCGGCACAGCAATCACGCGTCGAGGTCTTTGGCGTGGCCTTGGGCGCAGAGGCTAAACGCGCCATGGTGGGGGTCGTGGATCGCCTGCGCCAGGCTGGTATCAGCGCTGATATGTCCTTCGGCGACCGCGGCTTAAAGGGAGCGATGAAGGGCGCGGACCGCGCCGGAGCGCGCTGGGCCCTGGTCCTGGGAGACCAGGAGCTCGCCGCCGGCGAGGTGGCAGTCAAGGACTTGGCTGCACACAC
- a CDS encoding MBL fold metallo-hydrolase, whose product MDIYGFAAGPYQANTYILALNGQALVVDPGLHARVRVESLVAEHGLSLGAIVLTHGHLDHTREAGDLAAAHGVPVYIHSADAPWLDKAPGMPANSRQLFDAEGMLPIADLRDLDGPHLEVCGMSFDLLHAPGHSPGCVIVRGEGFALTGDVVFKGSIGRTDLPGSDPQAMERTLREVVLPLADELALLPGHGATTSMRAERRSNQFLLAVQQG is encoded by the coding sequence ATGGACATTTATGGATTTGCGGCCGGACCCTACCAGGCCAATACCTATATTCTTGCCTTGAACGGCCAGGCCCTGGTGGTGGATCCTGGGCTGCACGCGCGCGTGCGGGTGGAGTCCCTAGTGGCGGAACATGGGCTGAGCCTGGGGGCGATAGTTTTGACTCATGGGCATCTGGACCATACCCGGGAGGCTGGGGACTTGGCAGCCGCGCACGGGGTGCCGGTTTACATTCATTCTGCCGATGCTCCCTGGTTGGACAAGGCCCCAGGCATGCCAGCGAACTCCCGGCAACTCTTCGATGCCGAAGGCATGCTGCCCATTGCAGATTTGCGCGACCTTGATGGCCCGCACCTGGAGGTGTGTGGAATGAGTTTTGACCTTCTACACGCCCCAGGGCATTCGCCCGGGTGCGTGATAGTGCGCGGTGAGGGCTTTGCGTTGACCGGAGACGTGGTGTTCAAAGGCTCGATTGGGCGTACAGACCTGCCGGGTTCTGACCCGCAGGCCATGGAGCGCACCTTGCGCGAGGTGGTGCTGCCATTGGCTGACGAGCTGGCGTTGCTGCCTGGGCACGGCGCTACGACTTCTATGCGCGCGGAACGCCGCAGCAATCAGTTCCTCCTCGCGGTGCAGCAGGGGTAG
- the tpx gene encoding thiol peroxidase, translating into MATVTFHNDPVETVGTLPAVGEQLPTFDLVGTDLGAVSAADFAGKRLVVSIFPSVDTGTCAAAMRTFNEEAAGLDNTVVLCVSKDLPFAQSRFCAAEGIENVVSASAFRSTFGEDFGLTLQGSPLQGLLARAIVVTDAEHKVVYTQLVDEVTEEPDYAAAIAALN; encoded by the coding sequence ATGGCTACAGTAACCTTTCACAATGATCCCGTAGAGACCGTCGGCACCCTTCCCGCAGTGGGCGAGCAGCTGCCGACTTTCGACTTGGTGGGTACCGACCTCGGTGCCGTTTCTGCTGCAGACTTTGCCGGAAAGCGCCTGGTGGTATCCATCTTCCCCTCGGTAGATACCGGCACCTGTGCAGCGGCTATGCGCACCTTCAATGAGGAAGCAGCAGGCTTGGACAATACCGTCGTCCTGTGCGTGTCCAAAGACCTCCCCTTTGCCCAGAGCCGTTTCTGCGCCGCTGAGGGGATTGAGAACGTAGTATCCGCCTCTGCATTCCGCTCCACTTTCGGGGAGGATTTTGGGCTCACGCTGCAGGGCTCGCCGCTGCAGGGCTTGCTGGCTCGCGCCATCGTGGTCACGGATGCGGAGCACAAAGTGGTCTACACCCAACTGGTGGATGAGGTCACGGAGGAGCCAGACTACGCAGCCGCCATTGCCGCGCTGAACTAA
- a CDS encoding peptidylprolyl isomerase, which yields MTDNSKRGSEALSQLERELKSRDRKDKARPLGVVMASLAAIVVLGGGITYMATRDGEETKLAEQVESSETTTTEEVKPVALTGERAEALPETVQCTYEEDGRDNNGAKLPSGKDVSTKGTATVTLATNQGDIPLELDRAVAPCTVNAITELASQGYYDDTVCHRMTNQGIFVIQCGDPTGTGSGGPGFQFANEYPTDELGDAPASGPVLYPKGSLAMANSGPGTNGSQFFINFDDSPLAPDYTYFGTVTTEGMKTVEKISELGIQGGAPDGPPAEEVKINKATVKS from the coding sequence GTGACTGACAATTCCAAGCGCGGCTCAGAAGCGCTGTCCCAGCTCGAGCGCGAGCTCAAGTCCCGCGATCGCAAAGACAAAGCCCGCCCCTTGGGCGTGGTCATGGCTTCCTTGGCTGCCATTGTGGTGCTCGGCGGCGGTATCACCTACATGGCCACCCGCGATGGTGAAGAAACCAAACTGGCCGAGCAGGTGGAAAGCTCGGAGACCACCACCACGGAAGAGGTAAAGCCCGTGGCTTTAACCGGCGAGCGCGCGGAAGCCCTACCGGAGACCGTACAGTGCACCTATGAGGAAGACGGCCGTGACAATAACGGCGCCAAGCTCCCCAGCGGTAAGGACGTCTCTACTAAGGGCACCGCCACGGTCACGCTGGCTACTAATCAGGGTGATATTCCCTTGGAGCTCGACCGCGCCGTGGCTCCCTGCACCGTCAATGCCATTACTGAGCTGGCCAGCCAGGGCTACTATGACGACACTGTCTGCCACCGCATGACCAACCAGGGCATCTTTGTGATCCAGTGTGGTGATCCCACCGGTACTGGCAGCGGCGGGCCGGGCTTCCAGTTTGCCAATGAGTACCCCACCGATGAGCTTGGCGATGCCCCCGCTTCCGGGCCAGTGCTCTACCCCAAGGGGTCCCTGGCCATGGCTAATTCTGGCCCGGGCACCAACGGCTCCCAGTTCTTTATCAATTTTGATGATTCTCCGCTGGCCCCGGACTACACCTACTTTGGCACCGTCACCACTGAGGGCATGAAGACCGTGGAGAAGATCTCCGAGCTTGGCATTCAAGGCGGTGCTCCTGATGGCCCTCCAGCCGAGGAAGTCAAGATTAACAAGGCCACCGTTAAGTCCTAA
- a CDS encoding DUF421 domain-containing protein: protein MDWIEQLARQLHYQLGIETHRIPVVVLATCGIYLSFMVLVKLFGTRVLTSMTASDAVIIIMFGAVAGRVIVGNPPTLAAGVIGLTTLMILESTFGTLQRYVGWTRFIDRHPILLLYAGELQHDNLRLAHVSESEVHSAIRRAGLGRRADVQAMVLEPTGQISIIRAGQPVNPRILEDVLGIEQALAQHERRVTEQREAEHREAEQREAKHPDTE from the coding sequence GTGGATTGGATCGAACAGCTTGCACGCCAGCTGCACTACCAGCTGGGGATAGAAACTCACCGGATTCCCGTGGTGGTCCTGGCCACCTGCGGGATTTATCTGTCCTTTATGGTACTGGTGAAGTTGTTCGGCACGCGAGTACTCACGTCAATGACGGCTTCTGATGCCGTCATCATTATCATGTTTGGCGCGGTGGCTGGCCGCGTCATCGTGGGCAACCCACCAACCCTAGCCGCAGGCGTTATCGGCCTGACCACGCTGATGATCCTGGAGAGCACTTTTGGTACCTTGCAGCGTTACGTGGGGTGGACTCGCTTCATTGATCGCCATCCCATTTTGTTGCTCTACGCTGGGGAGCTGCAGCACGATAATCTGCGCCTTGCCCACGTCAGCGAGTCCGAGGTGCACTCGGCTATTCGCCGGGCGGGCCTAGGCCGCCGGGCAGATGTCCAAGCAATGGTCTTGGAGCCTACCGGGCAGATTTCTATTATCCGGGCTGGCCAGCCCGTCAATCCACGCATCTTGGAAGATGTGCTGGGCATTGAGCAGGCATTGGCGCAGCACGAACGCCGGGTAACCGAGCAGCGAGAAGCTGAGCATCGAGAAGCTGAGCAGCGGGAGGCTAAACACCCAGATACCGAGTAG
- a CDS encoding IS1634 family transposase: MSPYIRTVTTASGATAVQVVLEERAGKKAMKHIGSAHDDYELALLKAEAQRVIDGDQLCLDLGLDDRNAPAGSGSKDNPLPVSSQKAGVLLECIDSCYQRLGFDVATGGDQVFANLVRARIIQPGSKLDSIETLAEVGVVSATYATIKRHLASYATESFREILSQALARHAGIGAGSFVLYDVTTLYFETDTPDDLRKSGFSKERRVEPQILVGLLTDATGFPLHIGAYEGNKAETHTLLPMIRAFQSAYNLDRVTIVADAGMFSAENKTAIVEAGLDYILSTKVPSLPEVITQWKQEHPGQDYTHGQIWSQPSYTDRRHATTGKPDSVTHFHYSYDRARRTVRGIDEQLAKAARAVEGKVAIKRNRYIDLKAPNKKVNYELATKHRALAGIKGYETTLTSMPAPEVLRAYRHLLNIEKSFRMSKSDLKARPIYARTEDSINAHLNIVMAALAISQMMETATGKSIKRLVRTLKKYRTFELKLNGTTIHAATPLPPDVQQLLNAITQA, translated from the coding sequence GTGAGCCCGTATATTCGTACCGTTACCACCGCCTCAGGTGCTACTGCTGTGCAGGTGGTGTTAGAAGAACGTGCAGGTAAAAAGGCGATGAAGCATATCGGCTCTGCCCACGATGACTATGAGCTAGCGTTGTTGAAAGCTGAAGCTCAACGCGTGATTGATGGGGATCAACTCTGCCTCGATTTAGGGCTTGACGATAGGAATGCGCCTGCAGGTAGTGGGTCGAAAGACAATCCGTTACCGGTGAGTTCCCAAAAGGCTGGTGTCCTTTTAGAGTGCATTGACTCGTGCTACCAGCGGCTTGGATTTGATGTTGCCACTGGTGGCGACCAGGTTTTTGCCAATCTAGTTCGCGCGCGGATTATTCAGCCAGGTTCCAAGCTGGATTCGATTGAGACTTTGGCCGAAGTTGGCGTGGTAAGTGCCACTTATGCCACAATCAAACGGCATTTAGCCAGCTACGCTACAGAGTCATTTCGTGAGATTTTGTCTCAAGCCTTAGCTCGCCATGCTGGTATCGGTGCAGGAAGCTTCGTCTTATACGACGTGACCACGCTGTATTTCGAAACTGATACTCCAGATGACCTGCGTAAATCCGGCTTTTCGAAAGAACGCCGAGTCGAACCTCAAATCCTGGTAGGCCTGCTAACCGATGCCACGGGCTTCCCACTACATATCGGGGCCTATGAAGGCAACAAAGCCGAAACGCACACGTTGTTACCGATGATCCGGGCTTTTCAGTCTGCGTACAATCTCGACCGCGTCACGATTGTTGCTGATGCGGGCATGTTTTCAGCCGAGAACAAGACAGCTATCGTTGAGGCGGGGCTAGATTACATCCTTTCTACCAAAGTCCCCTCCCTGCCTGAGGTGATCACCCAGTGGAAACAGGAACATCCTGGCCAGGACTACACTCACGGGCAAATATGGTCCCAGCCTTCCTACACAGATCGACGCCATGCCACAACAGGCAAGCCGGATTCTGTTACTCACTTTCACTACTCCTACGATCGGGCTCGACGAACAGTGCGCGGCATCGACGAGCAGCTAGCCAAGGCTGCCCGAGCAGTAGAAGGCAAAGTAGCGATCAAACGTAATCGATACATAGATCTCAAAGCCCCAAATAAAAAGGTCAACTACGAACTGGCCACCAAACATAGGGCCTTAGCTGGGATTAAAGGCTACGAAACGACGCTCACATCGATGCCCGCACCCGAGGTGCTCCGCGCCTACAGACATCTGCTCAACATTGAAAAATCGTTCCGAATGTCAAAGTCCGATCTCAAAGCCCGCCCGATCTACGCGCGAACCGAAGACTCTATAAACGCCCACCTCAACATCGTCATGGCCGCTCTAGCAATCAGTCAGATGATGGAAACGGCCACAGGCAAAAGCATCAAACGCCTGGTACGAACCCTGAAAAAATACCGAACCTTCGAACTCAAACTCAACGGCACCACCATCCACGCCGCCACACCACTGCCCCCTGACGTCCAACAACTCCTCAACGCCATCACCCAAGCCTGA
- a CDS encoding RelA/SpoT family protein encodes MSPDRAPKRTPTQGMRSMSARLARSLTGGRVKVNPVLDPLLAIHKEFHPRADVAVLDRAYATAERLHEGVFRKSGEPYITHPLAVATIAAEIGMDTTTIVAALLHDTVEDTDYTLEDLSADFGPEVARLVDGVTKLDKVALGAAAEAETIRKMIVAMATDPRVLVIKVSDRLHNMRTMRFLPPEKQAKKARQTLDVIAPLAHRLGMASVKWELEDLAFAILYPKKYDEIVRMVADRAPSRDKALKEIKEQVGAALKENGIEAEVLGRPKHYWSIYQKMIVRGHEFAEIFDLVGIRILVDDVNSCYAAIGVVHSLYSALPGRFKDYISAPRFGVYQSLHTTVLGAGGATLEVQVRTHEMHYNAEFGVAAHWRYKETKGRNAAGNEEVDQMAWMRQLLDWQKEAADPNEFLDSLRYDLTSQQIFAFTPKGDVVTLPAGSTPVDFAYAVHTEVGHRCIGAKVNGKLVALESTLKSGDKVEVFTSKDANAGPSRDWQEFLVSPRAKAKVRQWFAKERREEHLEAGRDALATEVQRGGLPMHRLFTATSMKQVAQQLHFADVDALYTAIGAGHVSAQHVANQLMALFGDQDDAVDALASRTSLSELEATRTVSTADSASATGILVEGSPDVMAKLAKCCQPVPGDEIFGFVTRGGGVSVHRVDCTNAEKLHMEPERMIQVEWASNRTATGAFAATVQLEALDRQGLLFELTRIFSDQKLNVLNMSSNRGDDNIAVIRFTFSVSDIKQLGQLMTSLRNTEGVFDVYRVTS; translated from the coding sequence ATGTCCCCAGATCGAGCACCGAAGCGTACCCCAACGCAAGGCATGCGTAGTATGTCTGCCCGTTTGGCGCGGTCTCTAACCGGCGGACGGGTGAAAGTAAACCCGGTGTTGGATCCGCTCTTGGCCATCCACAAGGAGTTTCACCCGCGCGCTGATGTCGCCGTTTTGGACCGGGCTTATGCCACGGCCGAGCGCTTGCATGAGGGCGTCTTTCGCAAATCTGGGGAGCCATACATCACCCACCCGCTAGCCGTGGCTACCATTGCGGCGGAAATTGGTATGGACACCACCACTATCGTGGCGGCGCTGCTGCATGACACGGTGGAAGATACTGATTATACCCTGGAGGACTTAAGCGCTGACTTTGGTCCAGAGGTGGCCCGTCTGGTGGATGGGGTGACCAAGTTGGACAAGGTGGCCCTGGGCGCTGCAGCTGAAGCAGAAACTATCCGCAAAATGATCGTGGCAATGGCCACCGATCCTCGTGTCCTGGTTATCAAGGTCTCCGATCGCCTCCACAATATGCGGACCATGCGCTTCCTCCCGCCGGAGAAGCAGGCAAAGAAGGCCCGCCAAACCCTAGACGTCATTGCCCCCTTGGCGCATCGCTTGGGCATGGCCAGCGTGAAATGGGAACTAGAGGACTTGGCCTTTGCCATCTTGTATCCCAAGAAATATGACGAGATTGTGCGGATGGTCGCGGACCGCGCCCCTTCGCGGGATAAGGCTCTTAAAGAAATCAAGGAGCAGGTTGGCGCGGCCCTGAAAGAAAACGGCATTGAGGCCGAGGTCCTGGGTAGGCCCAAGCACTACTGGTCCATTTATCAAAAGATGATCGTTCGCGGACACGAGTTCGCAGAGATCTTTGATCTGGTGGGCATCCGCATTTTGGTCGATGATGTCAATAGCTGCTACGCGGCAATCGGCGTGGTGCACTCGCTGTATTCGGCGCTGCCGGGGCGCTTCAAGGACTACATCTCCGCGCCGCGTTTCGGGGTCTACCAGTCGCTGCATACCACCGTGCTGGGTGCAGGGGGTGCGACCCTGGAAGTACAGGTGCGTACGCATGAGATGCACTACAACGCGGAGTTTGGTGTGGCCGCCCACTGGCGCTATAAGGAGACCAAGGGTAGAAACGCCGCGGGCAATGAAGAAGTCGATCAGATGGCGTGGATGCGCCAACTGCTCGACTGGCAGAAAGAAGCCGCAGACCCCAACGAGTTTTTGGATTCGCTGCGCTACGACCTGACTTCACAGCAGATTTTCGCCTTCACGCCCAAGGGCGACGTGGTGACCCTGCCTGCCGGGTCCACTCCGGTGGATTTTGCCTATGCTGTGCATACGGAGGTAGGCCATCGCTGTATCGGCGCCAAGGTCAATGGCAAGCTGGTGGCGTTGGAGTCCACGTTGAAGTCCGGCGACAAGGTGGAGGTGTTTACCTCTAAGGATGCTAACGCAGGTCCCTCACGGGACTGGCAGGAATTCCTAGTCTCTCCGCGGGCAAAGGCCAAGGTACGCCAGTGGTTTGCGAAGGAGCGCCGGGAGGAGCACCTAGAAGCTGGGCGGGATGCCCTGGCTACGGAGGTGCAGCGTGGCGGACTGCCCATGCACCGGCTCTTTACGGCTACGTCAATGAAGCAGGTAGCTCAGCAGCTGCATTTTGCAGATGTGGACGCTCTCTATACCGCCATCGGGGCCGGCCATGTTTCCGCCCAGCATGTTGCCAACCAACTCATGGCCTTGTTCGGGGACCAGGATGATGCTGTTGATGCCCTGGCATCACGTACCTCCCTGTCGGAGCTGGAGGCTACCCGAACGGTCTCCACTGCGGACTCCGCCTCCGCCACTGGCATTTTGGTTGAGGGCAGCCCGGACGTCATGGCCAAGTTGGCGAAGTGCTGCCAGCCGGTGCCGGGGGATGAAATCTTTGGCTTCGTCACTCGCGGCGGTGGAGTGTCCGTGCACCGCGTGGATTGCACTAATGCCGAAAAGCTGCACATGGAGCCAGAGCGGATGATCCAGGTCGAGTGGGCATCTAACCGCACCGCTACCGGGGCCTTTGCCGCCACCGTGCAATTGGAAGCCCTCGACCGCCAAGGGCTGCTGTTTGAGCTCACCCGCATTTTCAGCGATCAGAAGCTCAACGTGTTAAACATGTCCTCCAATCGCGGCGACGATAACATCGCAGTCATTCGCTTTACCTTCTCTGTCTCCGACATCAAGCAGCTCGGCCAGCTGATGACATCTTTGCGCAACACGGAGGGAGTCTTTGACGTCTACCGTGTTACCTCCTAG
- a CDS encoding adenine phosphoribosyltransferase, with protein sequence MTQPDSAYAAARAALDAKVRLVPDFPAPGVLFEDLTPVLADAPSFSAIVDGLAAACEVLEADMIGGLDARGFLLGSAVAYKMGLGILAIRKAGKLPPPVFHQDYSLEYGQAALEIPADADSLRGKKIALVDDVLATGGTLRGARLLLEKAGAQVVGNVVVIEVPGLGGREALAGVPLIVLADTD encoded by the coding sequence GTGACTCAACCTGATTCCGCTTACGCCGCTGCCCGGGCGGCCCTAGACGCCAAGGTCCGCTTGGTACCGGATTTCCCGGCTCCAGGTGTCCTGTTTGAGGACTTGACCCCTGTGCTTGCCGATGCCCCCTCCTTCTCAGCCATAGTTGATGGCCTGGCTGCAGCCTGCGAAGTGTTGGAAGCAGACATGATTGGGGGCTTGGACGCCCGCGGCTTCCTGCTTGGCTCTGCTGTGGCGTACAAGATGGGTCTGGGCATTTTGGCTATTCGCAAGGCTGGCAAGCTGCCGCCACCGGTGTTCCACCAGGACTATAGCCTGGAGTACGGGCAGGCAGCCCTGGAAATCCCGGCTGATGCTGACTCTTTGCGTGGCAAGAAGATCGCTTTGGTCGATGACGTATTGGCTACCGGGGGCACGCTGCGCGGTGCCCGCCTACTCTTAGAGAAGGCCGGCGCCCAGGTGGTGGGCAATGTGGTGGTTATTGAGGTTCCTGGTCTGGGTGGGCGGGAGGCTTTAGCTGGGGTCCCGCTTATTGTGTTGGCAGACACAGACTAG
- a CDS encoding ABC transporter substrate-binding protein, giving the protein MLSVQPLRRGVAALCCAATVLSLSACSTAADSDAEGEGAPGGPGSMEHFGYQVATQLVSTNAGSAFGAAANAQVLATRLYPAAFVPGPEGQIIPNTDLVRAQEVEPTAQGLRQIRYEISPDATFSDGVALTCDDFVLAYTAGSMPAIFGSSMPLLASDVEDVQCASGAKDFTVVLKQDRGGRWRHMFGAGSILPSHAIARKVEMEPEELLAALRTWDPATVEPIAQVWRYGFLLEDFDPQLQVSYGPFVIEQVGASGEVVLTRNPHYHGDAAALDKLVVWPVSADSRELAASGALRVAEAPAAPPAWLDRDAADNPFDVVSTVGELSDTLTLSEDGLFAQPELRRAFAACVDQAEVAKASSAHAGVEVPATYLHTLAHNDPIARRLSGIADAHRGVDAAAAAPLQGSTVRIGYLGPNPRLAAMVEAIRSTCDPLGIQIEDASAEFMSKAYLESDPETGLPTVDAFLGAVDPMTEYSTADARIALLDELKKTENELWESVPAIPLSAQPRTFVYDRNVANVVAYTGVSGIGWNMDRWREGPAGTPVSSQAPSAQSAPARSQ; this is encoded by the coding sequence GTGTTGAGCGTGCAGCCGCTTCGGCGGGGGGTGGCGGCGCTGTGCTGCGCCGCCACGGTGTTGAGTCTGTCTGCCTGTTCAACTGCAGCAGATTCTGACGCTGAAGGTGAGGGCGCACCCGGCGGGCCAGGCTCAATGGAGCACTTTGGCTACCAGGTGGCAACACAATTGGTCAGCACTAACGCGGGTAGTGCCTTCGGCGCGGCAGCCAATGCGCAGGTGCTGGCTACCCGGCTCTACCCGGCGGCTTTTGTCCCTGGTCCAGAGGGCCAGATTATCCCCAATACCGACCTGGTGCGTGCTCAGGAGGTTGAGCCTACCGCGCAGGGCCTGCGCCAGATTCGCTACGAGATTTCCCCGGACGCAACGTTTTCTGATGGTGTTGCGCTAACCTGTGATGACTTTGTCCTCGCATATACAGCCGGGTCCATGCCTGCCATTTTTGGCTCTTCCATGCCGCTGTTGGCCTCAGACGTAGAAGATGTGCAGTGTGCATCTGGTGCCAAGGATTTCACAGTGGTGCTCAAGCAGGACCGGGGTGGGCGCTGGCGACACATGTTTGGGGCGGGCAGCATCCTGCCTTCGCATGCCATTGCCCGCAAGGTAGAGATGGAGCCGGAGGAACTCCTGGCTGCCCTGCGTACCTGGGACCCAGCCACTGTGGAACCCATCGCGCAGGTGTGGCGCTATGGGTTCTTGCTGGAGGATTTTGACCCGCAGCTACAGGTTTCCTACGGGCCCTTTGTGATTGAGCAGGTGGGGGCATCGGGAGAAGTAGTGCTCACCCGCAACCCGCATTATCACGGCGATGCTGCCGCGCTGGACAAGCTGGTGGTCTGGCCCGTTAGTGCGGACTCCCGGGAGCTGGCCGCTAGCGGTGCTTTGCGGGTGGCCGAAGCTCCTGCGGCCCCACCGGCATGGTTGGACCGAGATGCCGCGGACAACCCCTTTGACGTGGTCTCTACCGTTGGCGAGCTCAGCGACACGCTCACCTTGTCCGAAGACGGCCTATTTGCCCAGCCAGAGTTGCGCCGCGCGTTTGCGGCGTGCGTGGACCAAGCCGAGGTCGCTAAGGCTTCCTCCGCTCACGCCGGGGTAGAAGTCCCCGCGACCTATCTGCACACCTTGGCCCACAATGACCCGATTGCCAGGCGGTTGTCCGGGATTGCGGATGCCCACCGCGGCGTCGATGCCGCTGCCGCCGCCCCGCTGCAAGGCAGTACCGTGCGCATTGGCTACCTAGGACCCAACCCGCGCTTGGCTGCGATGGTTGAGGCCATCCGTAGTACCTGCGATCCTCTGGGCATTCAGATTGAAGACGCTAGCGCGGAGTTTATGTCCAAGGCTTACCTGGAGTCGGACCCGGAGACGGGGCTTCCTACCGTTGATGCGTTCTTGGGAGCGGTAGACCCGATGACGGAGTACTCCACGGCAGATGCCCGGATCGCCCTGCTCGATGAGCTCAAGAAGACCGAAAACGAGTTGTGGGAGAGTGTCCCGGCGATTCCGCTGTCGGCGCAACCGCGCACGTTCGTCTATGACCGTAACGTGGCCAATGTGGTGGCCTACACCGGGGTATCGGGCATCGGGTGGAATATGGATCGCTGGCGCGAGGGCCCTGCTGGGACGCCTGTTTCCAGCCAGGCACCCTCTGCGCAATCTGCTCCTGCTCGTTCCCAGTAA